The Candidatus Eisenbacteria bacterium genomic sequence TGGCGGGATCCTTCTCTGTTACCTGCTGAACCGCGTTCAGTTCGAGCCAGGGAGGACCCTGAATGCCTCCCTGTGGGATCAGCTCGCGGGCGGGTGGAGGCTGGGCTCCATGGAGATCGGATCCCCGATCGTCTGGATCACCCTCGTTTCCGAGGGAGCCCTCCTCTTTGTTGCGGCACAGACAGGCTTCGTCGACGGTCCTCGCACGCTCGCCGCCATGGCCGTCGACGAATGGGTCCCCCGTCGGTTCAAGAACCTCTCGGACCGCCTCGTGACGCAGAATGGAGTGCTGACGATGGGCACTGCCACCGGCGTGGTGTTGTGGTACACGCGGGGCGCGGTCGAGCTGCTGGTCGTCATGTATTCGATCAATGTGTTTCTGACATTCACGCTCAGCCAAACCGGCATGGCGCTCCATTGGGCCAAGGCGCGAGGCCACGAACGCCACTGGCGCCGGCGGCTGATCGTGGCTTCCCTAGGCGCGCTGGTCACCGGGATGATTCTCTCCATCATGATCGCCCTCAAGTTCCTCGAAGGAGGCTGGGTCACGCTGCTCGCCACGGGCGGATTGATCGGCGTCTGCTTCGCGGTCAGGGGACACTACAACGACGTCCGCCGGCACCTCACCGCCCTCGATGAAACCCTGCTCGATCTCCCCCTTCCGGCCGCTGCCGAGGTTCCCAGGCGATCACCGACCAGCGCCACCGCGATCATGCTGGTCGAGTCCTACAGCGGGCTCGGGGTCCACACGTTTCTCTGGATCCATCGCCTCTTCCCCGAACAGTTCAAGAACTTCGTCTTCGTCTCCGTGGGACTCGTCGACTCCGCCCAGTTCAAAGGAGTCCAGGAGCTCGGCGCCCTCGAAGGGCGCGTGCGTGAGGATCTCGAGAAGTACGTCCATCTGGCCCACCGGCTCGGGTGCTACGCGGAATACCGCTACGCCCTTGGAACCGATGTTCCTCTGGAGCTGGAGGGCATTTGCACGGCTCTCGCGGGAGAGTTCCCTAGCCCCACCGTGTTTGCGGGAAGGCTGGTGTTTCAGCGGGAGTTACTGATTACCCGCTCCCTTCACGACCAGACGGCCCATTCCCTCCAGCGCCGGCTCCTCTTTCATGGGATCCCGGTCATCATTCTGCCTGTGCGGGTATGGGATATCGCGAGCGTCGGCTGATTTCCGGCAGCGAACCATCGGTGCCCGCGGCGCTAGTGCGCTCCGTCGTGAATCGAGGGCGATGAAGCGCTAGTACGCCAGTTGTACCGCGCCTTTTCCGGCGGCAGCCAATTGGGAAGCGGCATCAGCAAGTAGTCGGAGAGGGCCGTAAGGTAGGGCGTATACAGTCGTCGGAGGTCTCGGAACCGGGCATCGGCTTCGGGTCCTTGCTCCAACGGTAGGCCCGCCGCTTCGAGCCAGGCGCGCAATCCCGCGATCCGCTCGGTCTCGCCGCCGGCGCTTCCTTCATCCCGAGGCTTCAGCCGAAATACCTGACTTACGTCGACCAGGGTGTGGCGGCAGATCGCGAAGGTGAGCCGCGCCTGGAACGGGTCGACGCCCTTCACCCAAGCGCCGGCAAGGGCCGAGGCATCCAAAATGGCGCAGAGCGACGCTAGCCACGACTGGTTGTCGTGCTGCGAGCGGAAGAAGGCGAGCGTTGGGTACGAGAGGTGGCTCTCGAGGATCTCGGCCGCCGTCAGCTCCCAATCCCGGAACAGTCGATCCAGCTCGCCGCCGGGATTTCCGCTCTCGAACGCACGCTTCAAGATGAGGCCGGCGGCGGGCGGCGATCCCGCCCACTGATCGAGCATCGTGATCCGGGCCTCCCGCCGGGAGAAGAACTGGTAGAGAACCGGCACGTACGCGATCACGAGCGCGAGGAATCCGAAGCCTATTCCCGCCTCCAGCACGGTGAGCACGCGAGCGAATTGCGTCATCGGGACGACGTCGCCGAGCCCCAGCGTGAAGAAGGTAGTGCCGCTCATGTAGAGGTCTTTTCCAAAACCGGCGACCCCGCTGGGCGCCGCGAGGTGCGATCCGACCGCCCAGTGAAGCAACGCGAAGCCCAGGATGAGCCCCGCGGCCCAGACGCTGAAGAGCCCGAGGAGCGACAACTGCGCGTAGAAGCTGAGGAACAATTCACGATCGTTTCGGGCGCGGATCCCCCGGGAAAGCCTCCTCCACACCCTCCAGATACTCCGGAGCACCAGGCGCGAGACGCGGATGTCCCCCGGAAGTCTACGCGGGAGCAAAATGGTCTCGTACGCGTCCCACAAGAGGATCGCGAGAAGGAAAACGCCGAGCGCTCCCGTGAGCGTCGTGATTAGGCTCATCGCTTCGCGTGGGACTCCGTCGTCTTGTCGAGAGCGGCGCGGAGCCCTTCCGCGAGAGCCCTGGTGGAGCCCACTCCCCAGTAGTGAAGAAAGACGATCCTCGGTTCCTCTCCTGTCATGTGTTGATGGATCGCAACGATGTTGATCCCCGCGGCTCGCAGTGCCTTCAACACGCCCTGCAATTCGGATTCGAGCATCGCGAAGTCGCCATCCACGACCGAATGATCGTCAGTTCCCACAAAGGCTGCCCATGTATTCACGCCCATCGTGTTACCCATGAGATGACCGTGCATTTGGGTCGTTCTTCCCACGACGACCTTGTAGACCCCGTCATTCAGGCTTCCCTTTTCGCGCAGTGCCGCGTCGATCTTGGACGGGTCCAGCGTGGTCTTCGAGGGGTCGAGGTCGGAGGCCGGGGTATCCCCCTTGCCGCCTCCGGTGTCCTTGATCTTCGCGAACACAAATCCGACGGCCGCGGCGAGCTTCGCCTCGTCGCCCATGCCGCCGATATGCATGAACATCACCCTCGGGCTGTCCCAGAGGAAGTGATTATGGAGAGCGGTGACCTCCAGCCCGTTGTCGAGCGCCACGCTCATGACCGGATTGACCTGATCTTCGAGCAGGACCATGTCACCCATGACCACCGTATTGCTGCCTATACGCTTGAATGAGGCCCATGACGTCAGGCCCATCGGCGGTGTCATTCGCACCCCTGCAACCCTGATGTCCAGGTCCGCGCGCGGAACCGACACCTTAAAGACGCCCTCGTCGTCGAGTTTTCCTCTCGCTCCGGTCAGCTCTTCGATTCGGGCCGTGTCTGGCCGCGTCGTCTCGTGGGCTGGGGCTCCCGCCGCACTCGAGACCGCTGCAATCAAAATGAATGCCGGTGCGAGCAATGCTGCTTTCATGGTGCCTCCACTGGGCTCGCTACGGAACAACATCGAAAACACGAATCTCGGACTGCTGGGAAGCATGGTGAGGCACCGCGACGAAGAGCCGTTGGCGTTCCGGAACGAAGAGCGCGGTTCGGGCTCCCGGCGCCGTCGGGACCCTGGCGATCACACGGAGCCCACCGAGGTTAGCAGGCTCCAGCACATCGACGAATCCTGCGCCGCACGCGACGTACAGACGTTCGCGCCGCGCCTCGTAGAACATATCATCGGGGTCGCCATCGACGGGTACTGCTTCTAGAGTTCGCCCGGACCGGGTGTCCAGGACCACGACCGCCGCGGGAGTGCGGCAGCCCACGAATAAGCGATGCCCTGGATCGTCAAGCTCCATGGGGTAGTTCGCGCGATAGGCCCCGAGCTTCCACGTCGCGATGACCTGGCCGCTCGCGCGGTCCGCGACAGCAACCTGACTGGCATCCGGGATGTTTACGAATATTCTGGCACCGTCCCGTTCGAGCTGGAACGACTCGGGATGACCGGCAAGCGCGACGTTGCCCAGGCTGTCGCCTGTCCGAGCGTCGACGATCCCGACCGCGCCGCCGCCGTATCCCACGTAGATTCGATTCGCCTTTGCGTCGTACCGGATGTTGTCGGCGTCGCCGGAGAAGCGCAGAGTTCGCAAATGATGAAACGTCGCCCCGTCGACCATGTCGCACGTGCCGTCGCCGCCGTTGGAAACGAAGAGGCGTGTGGGAATGTTCGTGAAACCGAGACCCTGTGGCTCGCGGAACCCACGAAGACTCCGTTCCCGCCTTCCCGACCGAAGGTCGACAACCTCAACCGTCCCATTTCCGAGCGCGGCGACGAAGAGCCGCTCTCCCTGGGGATCGACCGCCATATGGTCAATGCGACCTTCGACCCCGGCGAGCGGGACAGACTGAACGAGCCGCAATGGGTTTTCGTCCCGCGCCGCGGCTGCCGGCATGCCGCAGCATAGGAAGCTGAGGGCCAGGCACAGGGTGATTCGGCTCACTACCGCAATTCCACGTGGGCGAACACCATCCCCGACGTCGGATTGCTTCCGTAGACGTCCTGGATCTCTTGGGGCACCAACGAGAGCGTACCGAGAACTCCCAGGCCCGCGGCCAGGTGTTGATTCCTCCAGAAGTCATACCGGTAGCCAAGACTCAGCTCACCCACGTCGAATGCTTCCCCGCTCCGCGAATCGCCCTCCGGGAAAAGCTCGTTCTTCTCGACACGCTCCGCGCGCGCAAACAGCGTGTGCTTCTCTTGAAGCTGTACCGCGGCCTCGGCGGTGAAGGCGTCGAGAATGGGACCGGGGCGACTGCGGTTTCGACCCCAGGCCACGGTCGTCTCCCACCGCCCACCCGTCCAGGCCCCCGCGTACATCGCTGATGCCGTGGTGCGGTCGACGTTCACCTCGGGCTCGAGCTGCTCGGGGCTCATCAATCGACCGTAGCTCACCTGGAATGCCCATGCCGGCGCGGGATTGAGCGACAGGCGGAAGGAGTGGGAGTCCAGCTTAGGCGACTCGATGTCGTAGCGGTTCTGATCGGGCTCGCGGCCGCGGAACGCCGACGCCTCGATCTTAGCGCCTCCCACCACCGCTCCCGCCGTCAGAACGCCGAAGGTGATGTGGGAGGAGTCGAGCCAGTGGTGCGTGATGGGAGCCTGCGGGATGTTCGAGCCCGAGAAGCGGTGCATGAACGCCGGAGGCCCCAGCGCGGGCTCACCCGGAAGGCCGCCGTAGACGAAGAGCGACCGGTTCCCCCTCGCGATGCTGTAGGTGGCCGCGAGCTCCATGAAGAGATCATGAGGATGCTGCCGGTCGATCAGATGGGTTCGGCCGTTCGCCGTCTCTCCTGTCTGAAGCAAGAGCGGATAGCCTTCCTTCCCGATCGTCGTGGGTTCCAAGGAAACCATCGCCCGGAAACCTAGCGTGCCGGGACCAGCCGGCCGCTGCGCCATGCCCATGAGCATGTTCGAGCTGAAGACCTTATCGTCCCCGCGCGCGCCGCCCTGCTTGTCGTACACCACGTCCGCCATGCCGTGAAGCATGAGCACCCACGATCCCCTCATTTCGTGAATGCCATGGTGACCCGCTCGGTCGGGTTGCCAGGCCGTCCCCGAAGCCTCGCGAGACATGGAATAAGGACCGTACAGACCGTTCATCGCCATCTCGTGATCATTGCCCATCGCCGCCATGTCATGCCCCATCGCGGACATGTCGTGGTGGTGAGCCGTAGCCGAGGTGTCGACTTGCGCCGACGCGGGTTGTGTCAGGGCCAAGCCAGCGGCTAGGACGTACGCCATCCGCCAAAGTAAATGATCCAGCATGTCTGCCTCCAATGTATTGCTTTGAGTCACGCGTTCCCGGGAAAGTGGAGAGTGCTGCGGAATTTCTAAGTGCGGAGAACCGCGGACCCCATCCACCAACCGTGACGGCGACCAGCCACCGACGCAAGGCATTTCTCGCCTAGCCTCGGGGGCACCGGAAACCGCTGGCCACGGCTTCCCCCAAGAGCAAAACGGGCCGGGAAAATTGCCCGGCCCGCTTCGGTTCCATCATGGATCTCGCTACATCAACAAGCTCCCCGTGCGGAGCAGATACGCTAGCTTTGTCCGCTGGTCCGGGTTCAGCAGGGCGTGGAGTCGATCCACGGACTCGACCACCTTCCGCTGTACGTGCTCGGCGCTCTTCGTTCGCAGCGCCGCGGCCTCGTCCGCCTTCGCGCGATCGAATACCTCGCCCTCGGCGGCTTCGGCAAGCAAGCTCACGGCGCGACGGTCATCCACCTCCGCCTGCGCCCGCTCGATCTTCAGCTGATCCAGGATCGCGGCGAGCTGTTTCATTTGCGGCTCGTCGAGCTGAAGCTTCCACGCCAGGAAACGGAGTGGACGGCGGACGCCGAGGCCCGGCGAATGCCCGAAGCCTGGGAAGTGGTGGTGCTCGAAGTGGGTGAACGGGTGGCTCGCGCCCCAGTTACGGGGACCGCAGTGGGCGCGCGCCATAAACACGGCGGGACGGCACATAGGTTGTTCCTCCTCGCGCCGGGGTTGGATAACGCCCGGCGGGTCGTCAAGACGCGGGCACCATACCTCGCGTCCCAATAAATATAGCATACTAATGTCGATTCCGGGCCCCTCCAGGGAGGTACCCATTACCGCCGGCCGTCGCGCTCCAGTGTCGTGAAGGTTCTCGAAACCCAGCGCCTGATCGTCCGGCGCTTCTCTCTCGAAGACGCCGCGTTCGCCCTCGAGCTGGTGAACGATTCGGCGTGGCTCCAGTACATCGGCGATCGCAAGGTGAGAACGCTCGCGGACGCCCGTGCCTACCTTCGCAAGGGCGCGCTCGACATGTACGATCGCGTCGGTTTTGGCATGTTCGTGGTGACGCTGAAGAGCTCCGGGGAGCCGATCGGGACCTGCGGCCTCATCAAGCGGGACTCGCTGGACGATGTCGATATCGGATTCGCGTTCCTGCCGGGATTTCGAGGCCAGGGATTTGCTCTCGAGTCCGCCGCCGCGGTCCTCGACTACGGCCGCCGCTCCCTCGGCCTCACGCGGATCGTCGCGATCGTCTCCCCCGCCAACCGCCGCTCCATTGCGATTCTCGAGAAGATCGGCCTCAAGTACGAGCGGATGATGAAGCTCCCCGGAGAGGACGAGGAGATTTCTCTGTACGGCTACGAGACTGCGGATGCCGGGAGCTGATCGATCATCTTCTGCACGTGGGCCAGCTCGTCCCGATTGATGGTGTGCCCTAGCGCCGGATAGATGCGGAGCTCCACCTCCCCGCCGATTCGCGTGAGCTCCGCGCCCGACTCCTCGACCCGCTCGCGCGGGATGTGCGGATCGGTGTCGCTGCAGCCGAGAAAGACCGGCGTCCGGTCCAGAGAGCCCGTGAAATTCCACCGCCGGCCGGGCGGTCCGATGAGGCCCGCCGAGAGGCCCGCGACTCCACCCCAGCGCCGGGCAAACCGGCCAGCGAACTCCACGACCAGGCAACCGCCCTGAGAGAATCCAAGCAGGATCTGCCGCTCGGCAGGGATGCCCCGAAGGCCCAGCTCATCCACGATCGCTCCAAGAAGCGCGATGGCCGACGAAAGATGGGGCTCGTTCTGCTCGAGCGGAGCGAGGAAAGTATACGGATACCAGGTGGACCCCGCGGCTTGGGCAGCGACGAAGGCGAATCCTGCCGCGCTCCATTCCTCCCGCAGCATCAGGATGTCCTCGGCTGATGCCCCTCGACCGTGCACCAGGACCATCGCCGCCCGAGCTTCCTTGAGGGGCGTGCCCGCCGTCCGGATGATCGCATCACCGTGGGGAGGAGGAACCTCACTACTCAGAGTGAGGCGGTCCCTGCGCTCGTTCATCGCGCGAAGGGTAGCTCAGAAATCCACCGGCGGGGGTGAGAGTCTCGAACCGTTGGGTCGCCTACGCGATACCGGTCGCCGATGCCTTCAGAACATCGCGCAGCTTCTCCAACAGCGCGTCAGCGTTGAATGGCTTCTGGATGAACGCGACGCGCGGGCCGAGGAGCGAGCCCAAAGCTTCCACGTTCTTTCCAACATACCCCGACATCAGCAGCATGGGCAGATTGGGCCGGATCTTTGCCACTCGACGGGCCAGCTCTCGCCCGTTCAGGTTCGGCATGACGACGTCCGTGACGACGGCGTCAATCACCGAACCGTCATTCTCGAGCATGGTCAAGGCCATTTCTCCGTTGTTCGCCTCAACCACGGTGTAGCCGTGGAGTCTTAATATCTCGCTCACCAAGCCGCGCAGCGAAGCATCATCGTCGACGACGAGAATCGCCTCCGTACCCCGGGCCGGCTGTGCGTGCGAAGCCGTGGACTTCGAGACTTCCTGACCGGCCGAGACCCTGGGGAAGTGGATCCGGAACGTTGTTCCTTGGCCCAGTTCGCTTTGAACCGCGATGTGACCTTCGCTTTGCTTCACGATCCCGTGCACGGTCGAGAGCCCAAGGCCGGTGCCTCTCCCGAGCTCCTTCGTTGTGAAAAAAGGCTCGAAGATCCGCGATGACGTCTTGGCGTCCATTCCGGAGCCGGTATCGGAAACCGTCAGAAGGACGTACGAGCCGGACGGAATCTCGGATCGGTCTCTGATCTCGACGTTCTCGGTCTCTATGGTGATCCGCCCCCCATCGGGCATCGCGTCACGAGCGTTGACGATTAGGTTCAATAGCACCTGCTCCACTTGGCCGGCGTCCGCCCGGAGCTGCCCCAACCCCTCGGCTGGCCGGAACCGAAGGTCGATGTCGGCGCCCAGAAGCCGGCTGAGCATCTTCTCCACGCCCTCGATGACCTCGTTCAGGTCGAGGACCCGAGGCTCCAGAACTTGCTGGCGGCTGAAGGCGAGTAATTGCCGGGTCAGATTGGCGGCCCGCTCGCCGGCTTTCACGACCTCCGCGAGATCACGCAGCACCGGATGTCCCGCCTGCAGTCGTGCTTGTGCGAGTTGGCAGTAGCCCGAGATCACGGTCAGCAGGTTGTTGAAATCGTGCGCCACACCGGCCGCCAGGAGGCCCATGGCCTCCATTTTTTGAGCCTGCTGAAACTGTCGCTCGAGCTGCTTGAGCTCGGTCACGTCCCGCATCGTGATCACGGCGCCAAGCTTCTCCCCGCCGTCATCGATGATCGGCTGACCGCTGACCACCATCACGTGCGCGGCGCCCTCCCGGTGGCGGATCGTGATCTCCGCATGGCGCAGATGCTCGCCCTGCAGGGCGCGATGAAGCGGGATCTCCTCGGTGGTGAGGGGAGTCTCTCCGTCGGCCTGGTAGAGCTTGTATTGGCTCGCCCACTGCTCCGGGGGTATCGACTGCTCCTCCAGGCCGTGCAGCTCCCGGGTCGCGCGGTTGAAGAGCGTGAGCGTCCCATCCTGGTCGCAGGCCACGACGCCGGCATCAAGACTGTCAAGCAGGGCTCGGAGGAATTTGCGCTCGCGTTCGAGAGTCACCTCAGTCTGGTGCCGGGTCTTCCGCTCGTTGGCTTCCTCCACGGCGCGCCGCACCGCCGGCGCCAGACGAGTGAGACGACTCTTCAACACATAGTCGGTTGCCCCGCCGCGCAGGCTCTCGATCGCGGCTTCCTCGCCCATCGTTCCCGAGACGAGGATGAACGGCGTGTTGGGCTGAACGCGGGAGGCGATCGCCAGCGCCGAGAGCCCGTCGAAGCCGGGTAGTCCGTAATCGGAGAGGATGAGATCGATATCTGCCCGCTCCAGCGCGCGGACGAACTCATCCTTGGTGGAAACGCTCGCGACCTCGCAGTGGACGCCCTGCTGCTTCAGGGTCGCGCGGACGATCAATTTGTCGTTCGGATCGTCCTCGAGGTGGACGATTTGTAGCGGTCGTTCCACGGCGTCACTCATGCCGCCGCCTCGTTCAGAGCAACGGCCGAGGCACGAGGAAAGGCCACATAGAACGTCGCGCCGCAGTCCACCGCTCCTTCCGCCCAGGTCCGTCCGCCATGCCGGTGGATGACACGCCGGACCGTCGCGAGGCCGATGCCGGTTCCTTCAAACTCCTCGTCGCTGTGGAGCCGCTGGAATACGCCGAACAGCTTGTGCGCGTAGGCCATGTCGAAACCGACTCCATTGTCCCGGACGTAGAGGACCAGTTCGTCCTCGGACTCGCGGTTCCCCACCTCGATCCGGGCACTTGCGGCGTGGCCCGTGTACTTGACCGCATTCGCGAGCAGATTGGTGAACACGACCCGTAGCATCCGTTCGTCGCCGTGAATCGTCGGCAGTCCGTTGATCTGCCATTCGATCCCTCTTCCGTTCGTCTCCGCAGCGAGAGTCTCCCGCACCTCGGTCACCAGCCGGCCGAGATCAACGATCGTGTTCTGCATTTGGGTTCGGCTCATCCGCGAAAACGAGAGCAAGTCGTCGATCAGCTGCCCCATCTCCTTCGCGGAGCTGCCAATGGCATCCAGGTAGCGCCGCGCGGTCTCATCGAGATTCGCGCGGGCGTGGCGCGCCAGGAGATCGGCGAATCCATTGATGTGGCGGAGGGGCGCTCGAAGGTCGTGGGATACGGAATAGCTGAAGGCTTCGAGCTCCTTGTTCGCGGCTTCCAGGTCCTCCGTGCGCCGGCGGATTCCTTCGTTCAGTCGCCCCATCTCCCGATCGGCTTCCTTGCGGGCGGTGATGTCCTCTGAAATCCCGAGCAGGTAGTGCGCCACTCCCTGCGAATCGAGAATCGGGACCTTCTTGGTGTGAAGGATCCTCGTTCCGCCCGACGCCGTCTGTACCGGTTCCTCGGGAATGTCCAGCAGCTCCTGGCTCGAGAGGACCGACCGGTCCTTCGCGGTGAAGAAATCGGCTTGCTCCCTGGGGAAGAGGTCGTAATCGTTTCTTCCGATGAGCTTCTCCCGCGCGATGCCGAGCAGCTCCTCGCCGGCCCGGTTCATCCGCACGAATCTCAGCTCCTCGGCGTCCTTCACGAAGACCATGGTCGGCAGGTTCTCAAAGATCGAGTCGAGGAACAGCCGCATGCGCTCGACCTCGAGCTCCGCACGCCGCTTGCCGCTGAGATCGACGATGAACGCGACCACCTCGCCGTCCGAGCCGGGGACGCTCGCGGCCCCGACGAGCGCGGGCACGCGGGTGCCGTCCGGGCGCATGTACTCCTTCTCGAAGGGCGTCGCGATATCGCGCTCGGCGAGCTCGCGAATCGCCGTTTCGGTCCTGCTGAGCCACTCCGGCGGAGTGACCAGTTCGGTGCGGAACGGTAGATCTTCCGGGCGGCGCCCAATCATGGCGAGGAACGCAGCGTTGGCCTCGGTGATCAAGCCGTCCCGGTTCGCGGTGAGCACTCCGACGAGGTTCGAGTGGAGGAAGAGAGTCTGACGCTCGAGGCTTCTCTTGAGCGCCTCGTCGGACCGGGCCCGCTCGCGGTCCGCCTCATCCAGACGTCGCCCGGTCACAGCCACAAGCCAGACCAGAATGCCGACGATGACCAACATCAGAAGCCCGGTCCCAATTTCCAATCCGAACAAGCCTGCCCGCTGGCCCAGTATCCGGAGCCAGCCGAGGAGCAGGGGCAGGAGGATGGCGCTAGGAAGCACACGTCTCGCCAGGACGCCGCCCGGTGAGTTGCTCAACACGAGCCCGCAGAGCCCCCGGTCGGGTCGGGACACGAGCATCGCCGTTCCGAGCAGAAGAAACGCCACCGAGCTGTTGAACGCCATGAGGCCGTGGAGCGGAGAGGCGGCGTAGATGTAGCCGATGAGCGCCATCAGCGAGACCGCCAAACCGGCGAGGGCTAAGGGCCCGCCCGGGCTCCAGCGGCGGCCCGGGCGGAAGTCGAGCAGGAGGAGGCCCGCGCCGTTGCAGACGCACGCGAACGACGAGAAGAAACCCATTCGGGAGGGGACCGGCGAAGCAAGGACTTGTGAACGAAGGATTACTTGGTCCAGATGCAGCTCGATTCCGAAGATGATCGAGAGGAGCCGAACCGCCCCGATTCCCACGAGGAGGGCGGCGCATCCCTGAGCCGATCTCTTCGTGAGTCGTCCCGGGTGCGACCGCCGCAGGAACCAAAGTGACACGGCCGCGAGGAGTATGCAGACGGCCGTCAACGGGTTCATCGCCGGGTTCCCGGGCAGAACATCGGTCAGGGCGAGGGTCCCGGTCTGCCAACCGACCAGGGCCAAGGCGGCGATGGCAAAGGCGCTCACGCAGGCGGCGCCGCTCATCGTCTCTAGGAGCGAATTCAAACGGGGTCCGGGACGCGTCATCCTCAATCTCCTGGGGGGGTTCGCTCAAAAGTATCGACCAGGCCGAGACCTGACTTGAGCCTGCCGTGGTGCGGGTGGGGAGGGGGTTGGCGGCTGTCGGATGGCGGCCGGAGGGCCGGCTGGGCGCCTACACCCGGCCCATGAGCCTCAAGTATTCCCTATCCCATGCGGCAGGAATGCTTTCCCGGGGCGAGTAGGGGCCGGGGGTGTAGCGGCGGGAGCCGACGCCTAGCTGGCTGCGCTCCACGATGTCCCAATCCTGGCGGTTCGTGAGGTCCCAGAACTCGATCGCGTCTTGAATGTTGTTCTTGGGATCGGCAACGGTGTCGGGATGGAACAGCCACTCCGATTCCACGCGCGTCCGGTTCGACGCGACCGGGTGGACGAGGTAGTAATTGACGTAGTCGGGGTGGAGGCTGAGCAGCAGATTCGGCATCAGCGTGTAGTAGTAGGCGCGCCGTCGATCCGACTCCGGAATGTCGCCGCTCACGATCCGGCCGCACGCGCGGCCGCTCATCGTCGCGCTCACGTTCGGCGGCTTGATCTCCATGTACCCGCCGAGAAACGGCCCCTCGGTGAGGTCGTTCGCGCCGCTCTGGTACGGTAGCACCGTGGCGAGCTTCGGATGGATGGTCGGACAGTGGAGGCACTCGGAGTAGTTCTGGAACACGAGCTTCCAGTTCGCCCCGACGTCGTAGACGGCACGATGTCCCACCTGAAGCCTTTCCAGACCGAAACGATCGAGGCGGCCCCGCATCGGTGCCCAGACCTTCTCGAACGGCTCGGGGTCGCGCGCGATGTTCACGAAGAGGAATCCCCCCCATTCCGCGAGAGCAGCCGCGTGGAGCGGGTATTCGCCCCTATCGAATCCTTCCACCTCCTGCATTCCCGGGGCGCCGACGAGGGCACCGTCGAGGGCATACGTCCAGGCGTGGTAGGGACACTGGATCGCCGCGTTGAAATGGCCCGAGTCCTCGCGGCAGATCCGCGTGCCGCGGTGCCTGCAGACATTGAAGAACGCGCGCGGAGTCCCCTTCCCGTCGCGCAAAACGACGATCGACTCCCCGGCGATCTCGCGCACGAAGTAATCGCCGGGCTTCTCGAGGCGGGAGGCGCGGCCGACGCAATTCCAGGTCTTCGCGAAGAGGCGCTCCATCTCGT encodes the following:
- a CDS encoding APC family permease; the protein is MPRDIFAELRRFFIGGPKNLLDPRIHQHLALVAFFAWVGLGSDGLSSSSYGPEEIFRQLGAHQHLALYLAAAVVGTVFLISTSYSQIIEQFPSGGGGYLVATKLLGPTPGVVSGSALVTDYVLTIAISVAAGCDAIFSLLPGASGWLKLPAEFAVLGCLILLNLRGVKESVYVLTPIFLAFIVTHAGLIVYGIARHASYIVPTVTATVAETRGAAGELGMAGLAVVLLRAFSLGGGTFTGIEAVSNGVGILREPRVESGKRTMLYMATSLAFTAGGILLCYLLNRVQFEPGRTLNASLWDQLAGGWRLGSMEIGSPIVWITLVSEGALLFVAAQTGFVDGPRTLAAMAVDEWVPRRFKNLSDRLVTQNGVLTMGTATGVVLWYTRGAVELLVVMYSINVFLTFTLSQTGMALHWAKARGHERHWRRRLIVASLGALVTGMILSIMIALKFLEGGWVTLLATGGLIGVCFAVRGHYNDVRRHLTALDETLLDLPLPAAAEVPRRSPTSATAIMLVESYSGLGVHTFLWIHRLFPEQFKNFVFVSVGLVDSAQFKGVQELGALEGRVREDLEKYVHLAHRLGCYAEYRYALGTDVPLELEGICTALAGEFPSPTVFAGRLVFQRELLITRSLHDQTAHSLQRRLLFHGIPVIILPVRVWDIASVG
- a CDS encoding DUF1259 domain-containing protein, whose amino-acid sequence is MKAALLAPAFILIAAVSSAAGAPAHETTRPDTARIEELTGARGKLDDEGVFKVSVPRADLDIRVAGVRMTPPMGLTSWASFKRIGSNTVVMGDMVLLEDQVNPVMSVALDNGLEVTALHNHFLWDSPRVMFMHIGGMGDEAKLAAAVGFVFAKIKDTGGGKGDTPASDLDPSKTTLDPSKIDAALREKGSLNDGVYKVVVGRTTQMHGHLMGNTMGVNTWAAFVGTDDHSVVDGDFAMLESELQGVLKALRAAGINIVAIHQHMTGEEPRIVFLHYWGVGSTRALAEGLRAALDKTTESHAKR
- a CDS encoding response regulator produces the protein MSDAVERPLQIVHLEDDPNDKLIVRATLKQQGVHCEVASVSTKDEFVRALERADIDLILSDYGLPGFDGLSALAIASRVQPNTPFILVSGTMGEEAAIESLRGGATDYVLKSRLTRLAPAVRRAVEEANERKTRHQTEVTLERERKFLRALLDSLDAGVVACDQDGTLTLFNRATRELHGLEEQSIPPEQWASQYKLYQADGETPLTTEEIPLHRALQGEHLRHAEITIRHREGAAHVMVVSGQPIIDDGGEKLGAVITMRDVTELKQLERQFQQAQKMEAMGLLAAGVAHDFNNLLTVISGYCQLAQARLQAGHPVLRDLAEVVKAGERAANLTRQLLAFSRQQVLEPRVLDLNEVIEGVEKMLSRLLGADIDLRFRPAEGLGQLRADAGQVEQVLLNLIVNARDAMPDGGRITIETENVEIRDRSEIPSGSYVLLTVSDTGSGMDAKTSSRIFEPFFTTKELGRGTGLGLSTVHGIVKQSEGHIAVQSELGQGTTFRIHFPRVSAGQEVSKSTASHAQPARGTEAILVVDDDASLRGLVSEILRLHGYTVVEANNGEMALTMLENDGSVIDAVVTDVVMPNLNGRELARRVAKIRPNLPMLLMSGYVGKNVEALGSLLGPRVAFIQKPFNADALLEKLRDVLKASATGIA
- a CDS encoding two pore domain potassium channel family protein, translating into MSLITTLTGALGVFLLAILLWDAYETILLPRRLPGDIRVSRLVLRSIWRVWRRLSRGIRARNDRELFLSFYAQLSLLGLFSVWAAGLILGFALLHWAVGSHLAAPSGVAGFGKDLYMSGTTFFTLGLGDVVPMTQFARVLTVLEAGIGFGFLALVIAYVPVLYQFFSRREARITMLDQWAGSPPAAGLILKRAFESGNPGGELDRLFRDWELTAAEILESHLSYPTLAFFRSQHDNQSWLASLCAILDASALAGAWVKGVDPFQARLTFAICRHTLVDVSQVFRLKPRDEGSAGGETERIAGLRAWLEAAGLPLEQGPEADARFRDLRRLYTPYLTALSDYLLMPLPNWLPPEKARYNWRTSASSPSIHDGAH
- a CDS encoding GNAT family N-acetyltransferase, whose amino-acid sequence is MKVLETQRLIVRRFSLEDAAFALELVNDSAWLQYIGDRKVRTLADARAYLRKGALDMYDRVGFGMFVVTLKSSGEPIGTCGLIKRDSLDDVDIGFAFLPGFRGQGFALESAAAVLDYGRRSLGLTRIVAIVSPANRRSIAILEKIGLKYERMMKLPGEDEEISLYGYETADAGS
- a CDS encoding phospholipase, which codes for MNERRDRLTLSSEVPPPHGDAIIRTAGTPLKEARAAMVLVHGRGASAEDILMLREEWSAAGFAFVAAQAAGSTWYPYTFLAPLEQNEPHLSSAIALLGAIVDELGLRGIPAERQILLGFSQGGCLVVEFAGRFARRWGGVAGLSAGLIGPPGRRWNFTGSLDRTPVFLGCSDTDPHIPRERVEESGAELTRIGGEVELRIYPALGHTINRDELAHVQKMIDQLPASAVS